GAACTTGAAATTCACATGGCATCACCAACACCAAAAACTAAAGAAGATGGTAAATTGGGGACAGGTGAAAACAGTAATGGAGAATCGccattgaaaaaaatcaatgaagatgaagagataGGTGACAGAGCTAAAACCCTTCTAATGGAATTAAGAGGAAGTGATGCATTAATGGATAGGAACACTGCATTGGATGAGCACAAAGAAAGATTGCGTGCACGTAGAAAGAGAACAGATAGTAATAAAATCCCAAGCAGTAATAGATTGAAATTTGTGGATGAAAAGAGCCCAGAtgaagagcaagaagaagtttCATCTAGCTCGATATCAACAACAGGCATAGTTACTGCTCAAGAAAGTCCTGTGCAAATCGATGAAAATGAGGATTGAATTGTATCTTCATTCTTGCCTATATTAactaattaaaaaaatctttatttttgcatTGATAAAtgacatatatatatacgtTTATTGcatattaatataatttgCTAGTGAGcattgtattatattttaatataCTATACTCCAAAACCAGAACTTTTGAACTCGCTTCGTTTAAAAATCACAGAACactaaattatataattgaATCAAAACAAAGGGAAATCGAGTAAACTCAGTAAGTAGATCCTGCGATCACAAGTTTTTGACTTGGAGTAGTAATTGAACGAATTTCACACTGATAAGAATTGGACTAGTTTTATCTTGAAACAAGCTCTTCTGAGgagaaaaatattagtGGTAGGATTCTGTTAAAATAGGGCATTATTATTAGAAGGCGAAACTAATCACACATTTAATTCATTGAATCATATTTTATCACATTACTCTCTCATGTCAGATCCTATCGAAGAATCTAACAGAATATCTGTTCAAGTGTCGACATTATCAACACAGCTTATTGAAAGTATTGATAGGCAGTCGGAGCTTGAGAAACGACTTCGAGACGCtcaaattattattaataagCAAAAACATGTTATGCATGAATTCGAGACTTTGAAACAGAAGAATAAAGAGCTTTCAGATGGTCAGCAAtcctttgaagaaaagatacGAGCTTTATCTGCACAgttagaagaagagaaaagtaAGCGTTTAGCAGCAGAAAAAGAGGTCGATAAATTAGGTCAAGAGGTCGAAGATTTAACTGCGTCATTGTTTGATGAAGCTAATAATATGGTATCTGATGCTAGAAGAGAGAAACATGATATCGAAATACAAAATAGCAGGTTACAAGAAAcactaaaagaaaaggacACTGTTCTAGAGACATTGAACCTGCAGttgaaaaacttgaagaaagtatTACAAACAGTCGACTCTGAATCTTCTATAAATGCAAATATAAGAAGTCCTATAAGTACTGAAAATAGTACTACAACATCAGCGTCAGGTAATAAGCTGACAAGGCGGCAATCCCAGTTATCAATTAGTCATAATGAATCACCTTTATTTTCTCCATACGTTACAACATTAAGATACGACCAGTCGCTTTATAATGagtttttgaagtttttaGCTGTTCTACCAAGTAGTTCTAGTTTGAAAGCAACATCTACAGAGTCTAAACTACTCAAGAGATTGGTGTCTGATGAAATTCAACCGGTATTAAAGATTGATAATGCTTCGGGAATAGGTTGGCTAGTAAGAAAGTCGTTGCTAACTTCTATGATGGAGGGGCAGGTCGTTGTGGAGCCATTGAGCGGTATAAATGAAGCATATCAACTGGGTTATGAAACAAAAGAACATGTTTCACAAAATGAAGGTGAAGAAATGCCACACATGTTTAATTTCCCATTAAATTCACCTCCTATTGCAGTTAGGGATCCATGTGCATTTTGTGCTGAGCAAAGAGATGATATTATTGAGCATGCACGTATGTACGTTATGAAAACAttcaataaagaaaatgatggctctacaacaataacaaattCTTTCCCACTTTGTCATTGGTGTCTAATGAAAGTTAGACAAACTTGTGAGATCTTCGCATTCTTGAGATCGTTGAAGTTAGGTACTTGGCATTTGGAAAAAGTGACGTTAAATACTATCTCTAAAGGCGAGTCGCTCTCTAAGTTTTCAGAAGTTACTAAGTCTACAAACGGGTCTACTTCAAAtgaggaaaagaaaagcaacCGAAAGAGCTTTATACCATCATTACCAAAGGGCTCTCCTAAAAAGTCCTCCCCTGTCGTGGAGACCCACATAGATACAACAAAGGCTGGGCAGCCTAcatcaaatattcaaagaGCGTGGGTACATTTGTGTAAATTGAGATCGATGCTACATTGGGCACACGTTGGTATATGGAACATGGAAGACTCCATATCACTCAAAATGGGGCCAATAACTGATCATCCAACCCATAGCCAGGAATTGTTGTTGCCTGTGTTGAGCGAAAGTGAGAGTCTGAATATGCTGGAGGAATATGTTCCTGCTAACGACTCAGAAAGTTTCAACTTAAAGAAGACAGAAACTTCTAATACATTCGACTTTGAGAAATCTTCTAATGACGCGGTTGATATCTCATCAAACCAAGATATCAACTCACAAACAAAAGTAGCGCCTGATGTCAACGAAAATTTGAAAGGACAGCCTTCAACGGGTGAAGCATCAACTATTGAGCCAGTTAACATTAAGGTCGATCCTGCAACGATAGGAGCTAATGTTGatgctaaaaaaaaaaatgcaatttcCGGTAATACTTTAGATACAGCAAAGGATACAGACAATCTCAGTAAAGATAAGATGGAAGCTAAAATGATAGAAAAAGATACAACAGAGGATAGCAAGAAGACTACTAAGTCTTCAAAGCGGACTTCCGAAATAATTGACCAATTGAACGATATTGGAAGTGATGCTAAAGAGTTATTTGGTACTGTTGAAGAATCTGGAAAGGAATCGCAAAGTGATGATAAACAATCAGACAAACACCTGAATTCTGATGAAACCAAAAACGGCGATGCCACCATGCCTAACGAGGATGATATGACTCTAGATGCAAAGGAGGTGATGCGTGGAttgaatgatgatgatgcGGATTCATCTAGTCTAGACAACTTTGATGATAGTAAAGAATTTCAGTAATAGCTTAAACGAAAAAACTCAATATATTTAGTGTtacaaaattttattttctaattaCTTCTCGTAGTTGTTTAgtatcattattttttagtATCAGTGCCAACTACTATGACATTAGGATTTGGGGTGTCATCATCGTGTAGCAATTAAtgattatattttctttgttgcTATTTCCAAGTTCATCATAACTATGTTTCCTCTTAAAAGTTTGAGTGATCAGGCGCTAACCACAAAGTTTGGgtgataaaaaatatgcaaTAATGGCATAAGGCTAGCTCGACGATAAACTGCTAGCATAGAGCCGTGGATTTGAATCGTTTTAGTTAGCTGATGTTCTCCTTTTTTTAGTTATAGGTTCATCGTCATCAGCTTCACTTTCTACATGGCCATGCGAAATGCCAATATTCCTGGCgtttttattaattgttAAGTTTTCAGAAGTTTCATCAACTTGCTCATTTACCTGTGTGTTCTCGTTATCTTGATTGCTTTCATTGATTTCAACTCTTGAAAGTGTTAACAGAGTCTTATCTGGGCCTTTTCTGGTAATGCCTTCTAATGGTAGCGCATCTATAGGAGGCACTGGGCCATCAAATAAACTAGTAAAGTCACTCACGACCTTCCCATTATTCGACAGACGCTCATTTACAAACCGACCAAAGCTTAGGAATTTATCATTTGGAAGCTGGccattatatttatcaagTAGCCAACGCATGTACATCTCATTTTCGAAAAATACAGGATTTAAAATCTCTTCATCGTCCTCGTCCGAATCGCTGATATATTCTTTACTGAATACCTCAAGATTTTCTTGAGGTTGTTTGTCTTTACCCTCAATGGCATTTGGTAATCGAAAGGATGCCTTTTTCCTATTTCTCgatgttttatttttcgATTGTGTCTTTTTACTTGCAATACCCACAGttctcttctcttttctaatatttGTACTTTTGTCTAAATCTTTGAAGTAATCATTGTCATCTACTTCATTATCAGGTACAATGTTAGGATCTGTATAATCATAATCCTCGTTGCCTTTCCATCCGTCAGACTCTAGtgaattatttttttctgacTGTTGTTTTAGGTAACTAGACGATGGTAGGCCATTTGGAGTTTCAAATGGTATGTTGAGGTATTTGGTTATCGATTCTTCGCATTTGACTAAACGCGAAAACTCAGTTGTGCCACGGTAAAAGCATGGATCAGATTTCAG
The Nakaseomyces glabratus chromosome J, complete sequence genome window above contains:
- the SEC2 gene encoding guanine nucleotide exchange factor SEC2 (CAGL0J08228g~Ortholog(s) have Rab guanyl-nucleotide exchange factor activity, phosphatidylinositol-4-phosphate binding activity and role in autophagy, exocytosis, hyphal growth): MSDPIEESNRISVQVSTLSTQLIESIDRQSELEKRLRDAQIIINKQKHVMHEFETLKQKNKELSDGQQSFEEKIRALSAQLEEEKSKRLAAEKEVDKLGQEVEDLTASLFDEANNMVSDARREKHDIEIQNSRLQETLKEKDTVLETLNLQLKNLKKVLQTVDSESSINANIRSPISTENSTTTSASGNKLTRRQSQLSISHNESPLFSPYVTTLRYDQSLYNEFLKFLAVLPSSSSLKATSTESKLLKRLVSDEIQPVLKIDNASGIGWLVRKSLLTSMMEGQVVVEPLSGINEAYQLGYETKEHVSQNEGEEMPHMFNFPLNSPPIAVRDPCAFCAEQRDDIIEHARMYVMKTFNKENDGSTTITNSFPLCHWCLMKVRQTCEIFAFLRSLKLGTWHLEKVTLNTISKGESLSKFSEVTKSTNGSTSNEEKKSNRKSFIPSLPKGSPKKSSPVVETHIDTTKAGQPTSNIQRAWVHLCKLRSMLHWAHVGIWNMEDSISLKMGPITDHPTHSQELLLPVLSESESLNMLEEYVPANDSESFNLKKTETSNTFDFEKSSNDAVDISSNQDINSQTKVAPDVNENLKGQPSTGEASTIEPVNIKVDPATIGANVDAKKKNAISGNTLDTAKDTDNLSKDKMEAKMIEKDTTEDSKKTTKSSKRTSEIIDQLNDIGSDAKELFGTVEESGKESQSDDKQSDKHLNSDETKNGDATMPNEDDMTLDAKEVMRGLNDDDADSSSLDNFDDSKEFQ